The following are from one region of the Syngnathus acus chromosome 19, fSynAcu1.2, whole genome shotgun sequence genome:
- the rgrb gene encoding retinal G protein coupled receptor b: MAAYTLPDGFADFDMFLFGSALFVGGVLGFLLNAVTVASFLGVREMRTPSNYLVVNLALADICLNVNGLTAAYASYLRHWPFGQNGCAFHGFQGMIAVLASISFMATIAWDRYHQYCTRQKLFWSTAMVMSAIIWVLSIFWAAVPLMGWGVYDFEPMRTCCTLDYTRGDRDFVTFMLTLVVLYLTFPALTMLSCYSAIHKHFKKVHHHRFNTSLPLRVMLMCWGPYVLMCIYACFRDVTVISPKLRMVLPVVAKTNPIFNALLYSFGNEFYRGGVWYFLTGQKIAEPDLKKSKSK; encoded by the exons atggCGGCGTACACGTTACCTGACGGCTTTGCCGACTTCGACATGTTCTTGTTCGGCTCGGCGCTTTTTGTCGGCG GAGTCCTCGGGTTCCTCCTCAACGCCGTCACCGTCGCCTCCTTCCTGGGCGTGCGGGAGATGAGGACACCAAGCAACTACCTGGTCGTCAACTTGGCCCTGGCCGATATTTGCCTCAACGTGAACGGACTCACGGCAGCCTACGCCAGCTACCTTCG ACATTGGCCTTTTGGCCAGAACGGATGCGCCTTTCACGGCTTCCAGGGGATGATCGCCGTCTTGGCGTCCATCAGTTTCATGGCAACCATCGCTTGGGACCGATATCACCAGTACTGCACCA GACAAAAGCTCTTCTGGAGCACGGCCATGGTGATGAGCGCCATCATTTGGGTCCTGTCCATCTTCTGGGCTGCGGTCCCTCTCATGGGCTGGGGCGTGTATGACTTTGAGCCGATGAGGACCTGCTGCACGCTGGACTACACCAGAGGAGACAG GGACTTTGTCACCTTCATGCTCACGCTGGTGGTGCTCTACTTGACCTTCCCTGCGCTGACCATGCTGTCGTGCTACAGCGCCATCCACAAACACTTTAAGAAGGTCCATCACCACCGG TTCAACACCAGCTTGCCATTGAGGGTGATGCTAATGTGCTGGGGCCCTTACGTCCTCATGTGCATTTACGCCTGCTTCCGAGACGTCACGGTTATATCTCCAAAGCTACGAATG GTGCTTCCGGTGGTTGCCAAAACGAATCCCATCTTCAACGCGCTGCTCTACTCCTTCGGGAACGAGTTCTACCGCGGAGGCGTGTGGTACTTCCTCACCGGGCAGAAAATAGCCGAGCCGGATCTGAAGAAGTCCAAGTCTAAATAG
- the slc18a3b gene encoding LOW QUALITY PROTEIN: probable vesicular acetylcholine transporter-B (The sequence of the model RefSeq protein was modified relative to this genomic sequence to represent the inferred CDS: inserted 2 bases in 2 codons): MPTWDRPGWPGRPAVKLSEMARAPKQLGTAMRDPHQQRRVILVIVCVALLLDNMLYMVIVPIIPDYLADLENEQSEHVHVVLHPNGSAYSNGTGAGRDTSNNLDVQIGVLFASKAILQLLVNPXSGTFIDRVGYDIPLLIGLTVMFLSTCIFAFAENYATLFIARSLQGLGSAFADTSGLAMIADKYTEEGERTRALGIALAFISFGSLVAPPFGGVLYEFAGKRVPFLVLAFVCLADGFLFLTVIRPFSNRTRENMPVGTPIXRLMIDPYIAVVAGALTVCNIPLAFLEPTIANWMESTMHSTQWQMGLTWLPAFFPHVFGVYITVKLAARHPNLQWFYGALGLVIIGASSCTVPACKTFGELIAPLCGICFGIALVDTALLPTLAFLVDVRHVSVYGSVYAIADISYSVAYAMGPVVAGQVVHNLGFVQLNLGMGLVNVLYAPALLLLRNVCQMRPSYSERDTLLEEAPQGLYDTIRMEERRTKKKKKKEKGYNSAGNCLPVDENGFDAFKAQRSQSEESSGTEFT, encoded by the exons ATGCCGACGTGGGATCGTCCGGGTTGGCCAGGTCGGCCCGCGGTCAAGCTGTCCGAGATGGCGCGCGCACCCAAACAGCTGGGCACCGCCATGCGGGACCCGCACCAGCAGCGGCGCGTCATCCTGGTGATCGTGTGCGTGGCGCTGCTGCTGGACAACATGCTTTACATGGTCATCGTGCCCATCATTCCGGACTACCTCGCCGACTTGGAGAACGAGCAGTCGGAGCACGTCCACGTCGTGCTGCACCCCAACGGCAGCGCGTACAGCAATGGCACCGGCGCCGGTCGAGACACAAGCAACAACTTGGACGTCCAAATCGGAGTTCTGTTCGCGTCCAAAGCCATCCTGCAGCTGCTGGTCAACC TCAGCGGCACTTTCATCGACCGGGTGGGCTACGACATCCCGCTGCTGATCGGGCTGACCGTCATGTTTCTCTCCACGTGCATTTTCGCCTTCGCGGAGAACTACGCGACGCTGTTCATCGCCAGAAGTTTGCAGGGTCTGGGCTCCGCGTTCGCGGACACGTCGGGCCTCGCCATGATCGCCGACAAGTACACAGAAGAGGGGGAGCGCACCCGGGCGCTGGGCATCGCGCTGGCCTTCATCTCCTTCGGCAGCCTCGTGGCGCCTCCCTTCGGCGGGGTCCTCTACGAGTTTGCCGGCAAGCGGGTGCCCTTCCTGGTGCTCGCCTTTGTGTGCCTGGCGGACGGCTTTCTCTTCCTCACCGTCATCCGGCCCTTCAGCAACAGGACTCGAGAGAACATGCCGGTGGGCACCCCTA ACCGGCTCATGATCGACCCGTACATTGCGGTGGTGGCCGGCGCGCTCACGGTGTGCAACATCCCGCTGGCCTTCCTGGAGCCCACCATCGCCAACTGGATGGAGAGCACCATGCATTCCACGCAGTGGCAGATGGGCCTGACGTGGCTGCCCGCCTTCTTCCCGCACGTCTTCGGCGTGTACATCACCGTCAAACTGGCGGCGCGCCACCCCAACTTGCAGTGGTTCTACGGCGCGCTTGGCCTGGTTATCATCGGCGCCAGTTCGTGCACGGTGCCCGCGTGCAAGACCTTCGGGGAGCTCATCGCTCCGCTGTGCGGCATTTGCTTCGGCATCGCGCTGGTGGACACGGCGCTGCTGCCCACGCTCGCCTTCCTGGTGGACGTGCGCCACGTCTCCGTCTACGGCAGCGTCTACGCCATCGCGGACATCTCTTACTCGGTGGCGTACGCCATGGGGCCGGTGGTGGCGGGCCAGGTCGTGCACAATCTGGGCTTCGTGCAGCTCAACCTGGGCATGGGTCTGGTCAACGTGCTGTACGCGCCCGCGCTGCTCCTGCTGCGCAACGTGTGCCAAATGAGGCCATCCTACTCGGAAAGGGACACCCTGCTGGAGGAGGCTCCGCAGGGGCTGTACGACACCATCCGCATGGAGGAGAGGCggaccaagaagaagaagaagaaggagaagggCTACAACTCGGCGGGCAACTGCCTGCCGGTGGACGAGAACGGCTTCGACGCCTTCAAAGCGCAGCGCTCGCAGTCCGAGGAGTCGTCCGGCACAGAGTTCACTTGA